One genomic segment of Micromonospora sp. WMMC415 includes these proteins:
- a CDS encoding winged helix-turn-helix domain-containing protein, with product MPIPPTMDELIEDLLRRIEVGEFQPGSQIPSTQELSDHYDVSVSTIHRAVARLRGQGVLVGRPGRGVFVADSRQR from the coding sequence GTGCCGATTCCGCCGACCATGGACGAGTTGATCGAGGATCTGCTGAGGCGGATCGAGGTGGGCGAGTTTCAGCCCGGGTCGCAGATTCCATCCACACAGGAGCTGTCTGACCACTACGACGTGTCGGTGTCGACCATCCACCGTGCGGTGGCGAGGCTGCGGGGGCAGGGTGTGTTGGTCGGCCGACCGGGGCGCGGCGTCTTCGTCGCGGATTCGAGGCAGCGCTGA
- a CDS encoding inositol monophosphatase family protein encodes MGPGINAPPPDRELLDFAVGLAERAGRLAAERFFAADFAMTLKADGTEVTDADVAVEALIRTELAERFPADGVYGEETGDTVGSSGRRWIIDPIDGTKYFAYRIPVFGTNLALEDEHGPALAVINQPVARQLIYAARGCGCRVRTDGRDLEPVLRDTPDLAAARVELVNPAGWPADVLLALHRRTRITGHLGGIGGLLTGLVDAIVIAGPEMGYEDLAPLPLIVQEAGGRATDLRGRPLLAGDGTALLSTGRHHDALLDLLAPVLPT; translated from the coding sequence GTGGGCCCGGGAATCAACGCGCCCCCGCCCGATCGAGAGCTGCTGGACTTCGCGGTCGGGCTGGCCGAGCGAGCAGGGAGACTGGCCGCCGAGCGGTTCTTCGCGGCTGACTTCGCGATGACGCTCAAGGCGGACGGAACCGAGGTCACCGATGCCGACGTTGCCGTCGAGGCGCTGATCCGTACCGAGCTGGCGGAGCGGTTTCCGGCTGACGGCGTGTACGGCGAGGAGACCGGTGACACGGTTGGCAGCTCCGGCCGGCGATGGATCATCGACCCAATCGACGGCACGAAGTACTTCGCGTACCGCATCCCCGTCTTCGGCACCAACCTTGCCCTTGAGGACGAGCATGGCCCCGCTCTCGCCGTCATCAACCAGCCCGTCGCCCGGCAGTTGATCTACGCGGCGCGCGGCTGCGGTTGCCGTGTCCGCACCGACGGCAGGGATCTGGAGCCGGTGCTGCGGGATACCCCGGACCTGGCCGCCGCCCGAGTGGAGCTGGTCAACCCGGCCGGCTGGCCCGCTGACGTGTTACTCGCGCTGCATCGTCGTACGCGGATCACCGGTCATCTGGGCGGGATCGGGGGTCTGCTCACCGGACTGGTGGATGCGATCGTGATCGCCGGCCCGGAAATGGGGTACGAAGACCTCGCACCGCTACCGCTGATCGTCCAGGAGGCCGGCGGGAGGGCGACCGATCTTCGCGGTCGCCCGCTGCTCGCCGGGGACGGAACCGCGCTGCTCAGTACCGGCCGCCACCACGACGCCCTGTTGGACCTGCTGGCGCCGGTCCTGCCCACCTGA